Proteins found in one Fulvitalea axinellae genomic segment:
- a CDS encoding RagB/SusD family nutrient uptake outer membrane protein: protein MKLRRYMMSALMAGALFSTGCDGYLDYEPNNDKQLEEDILVSEENLVKILNGAYSNLAGGEFLGGRTQHLSELLADNVNGSALIEGERGVYTRNTDIFDGFKNDAYTKGYKAIRNANLVLENLDLVGLPGNPENPESVEEINKRKIAFEAEARFIRAIAHFELVRLWGKPYVASSADADLGIPYRLSSDPTIAPVRETVAQVYSNVLADLKFAEALSDNNDRQGQTRWADKWAAKGYQAKVYFQMNDFENALKYADDVLKNSGATFDERPDYILHRFDEKAVSEEIFGIVSLGTNNDNGGELRGKYYFDEKVITHYPMAEGLAKVAVDKTDRRMLSYDNGETNEGILALAKFKSIKYDIDGDGTLESELKKTYMQVPLLHYTQLLLTKAESAAELGQLDVAGTALTKVLDRAYTSGKIAPITKKALIDEIRLQRRLELVGEGDRIHQIKRIGAKGEASFARGASWNCPGLSIQFPKSEIDSNRGNFRANEEGGCN, encoded by the coding sequence ATGAAACTAAGAAGATATATGATGTCCGCGCTGATGGCCGGAGCGCTGTTCTCGACCGGATGTGATGGATACTTGGATTATGAGCCGAATAACGACAAGCAGCTTGAGGAAGACATCTTGGTAAGCGAGGAAAACCTTGTCAAGATCCTTAACGGAGCGTACAGTAATTTGGCAGGCGGGGAATTCCTCGGTGGCCGTACGCAACACCTCAGCGAATTGTTGGCGGATAATGTTAACGGTTCTGCGCTTATCGAAGGCGAAAGGGGCGTGTACACCCGTAATACCGATATTTTTGACGGATTTAAGAACGACGCTTACACTAAAGGGTATAAAGCGATCCGTAACGCTAACCTTGTCTTGGAAAACCTTGACTTGGTAGGCTTGCCGGGTAATCCTGAAAACCCTGAGTCAGTTGAGGAAATCAACAAGCGTAAAATCGCTTTTGAAGCTGAGGCTCGTTTTATCCGTGCGATAGCCCACTTTGAGCTTGTTCGCCTTTGGGGTAAGCCTTATGTGGCTTCTTCGGCGGATGCCGATCTCGGTATTCCTTACCGTCTCAGCTCCGATCCGACTATCGCTCCTGTAAGGGAGACTGTGGCTCAGGTTTACTCTAATGTCCTTGCGGACTTGAAATTTGCCGAGGCGCTTTCTGATAACAATGATCGCCAAGGACAGACCCGCTGGGCAGACAAATGGGCGGCGAAAGGCTACCAAGCCAAGGTGTATTTTCAGATGAACGACTTTGAGAACGCTCTGAAATACGCCGATGATGTTTTGAAAAACAGTGGCGCTACGTTTGACGAACGTCCTGATTATATCCTGCACCGATTTGACGAAAAGGCTGTTTCTGAAGAGATTTTCGGGATCGTTAGCCTTGGTACAAATAACGATAATGGTGGTGAGCTTAGGGGTAAGTATTACTTTGACGAAAAAGTGATTACGCACTACCCAATGGCGGAAGGATTGGCGAAAGTCGCCGTTGACAAAACGGACAGACGTATGCTGTCTTACGATAACGGAGAGACTAACGAGGGCATTTTGGCACTGGCCAAATTCAAGTCGATCAAATACGATATCGACGGTGACGGAACGTTGGAGTCTGAGCTTAAGAAGACCTACATGCAGGTGCCGCTACTCCACTACACGCAGTTGCTTTTGACTAAAGCGGAATCCGCTGCCGAACTCGGTCAACTTGACGTAGCCGGCACGGCGTTGACAAAAGTGCTTGATAGGGCTTACACCTCAGGCAAAATCGCACCGATTACGAAGAAAGCCTTGATCGACGAAATCAGGCTTCAGCGTCGTTTGGAATTGGTTGGTGAAGGTGACCGAATTCACC
- a CDS encoding TonB-dependent receptor, protein MRQVYLLFKPFLLTALMLFMAVASYAQTRMVTGKVISAEDNEGIPGVSVVIKAKGTGVATDFDGNFKVEAQAGDVLVFSFVGFSSQEITVGSQSALTVKLESDVKALDEVVVVGYGVQKKRDVAGAIAKVDAQALTATPTPSFEQALQGKASGVQIIQGSGMAGSGSVVRIRGVASISGGGDPLYVVDGVPISQDNTAKIGFMNTNPLSTINPNDIESVEVLKDAASAAIYGARGANGVIIITTKRGKGGKPSFNYSAKVGVSKPTELPELLNGAEWLQMRQDAWENDGNTGAAPIPGKTNPNSTPEERLAAFKQAQGVDTDWLDLVTRTGFNQEHNFSGSVGTDDVQVYAGISYKNTESYIEGSGFDRFSGRVNLDWKVIDDLKIGFTSSLARSETRLVAPPWDYGWKAGLGGAMSGALPIYPVYDADGNYDISNGDNSMLINEYLNWKTVETRTINNVTFTYTPIKNLTVMAMGGFDYSRLNEQKDRPKELFAGQDNARDQYFDGKRDIYNYTGTVTASYLLELNSNHRFNFLLGAETQKQTTKYKNFSEQYVVDDATGDGQWEETGRTKAADDTWSFLSYFGRVNYTIKDRYIFQGVMRADASSKFGKNNRWGFFPSASAAWVVSEEDFLKNSDIISFLKLRSSYGRTGNSNIPYDSRFGTYYNQPGGNPGYNGDGNIITPENRSNPDLKWEVLDSYDLGLELNFFNDRVQTEVAYYYKKTSDALLKVVPAASSGQGPAYVKNIAEIENQGWEFSLKTTNIDGPFKWTTDFNIAINNNEVLDLGGISPDLIEGGTNDTRVEEGQPIGSNFLVRYVGVDPEDGLPIWLDKDGVETKEFDLDNRVFAGSVTPDFTGGITNKFMYKNFDLEVLFTFSKGGNIYGNSDKRQSSFMTDWNVRKDLADYWTGPGDTDARYPRPTLEGYEGVTDAWQYNSTMFLYDASFLRLRNVTLGYTFPASMLKRIGLGNARVYMTGVNLLTFTKYPGGDPEIARDFDNPADRNMSSNVTFLTAPQEKSFIFGVNVSF, encoded by the coding sequence ATGAGGCAAGTTTATCTGCTTTTTAAACCGTTCTTACTGACAGCGCTAATGCTTTTTATGGCGGTGGCGTCTTATGCGCAGACGAGAATGGTGACTGGTAAGGTCATTTCCGCGGAAGATAACGAGGGAATACCGGGAGTGAGTGTGGTGATAAAGGCGAAAGGTACCGGCGTCGCTACTGATTTTGACGGAAACTTTAAAGTTGAAGCCCAAGCAGGCGACGTACTTGTGTTTTCTTTTGTGGGATTTTCCTCTCAGGAAATAACGGTGGGTAGCCAGTCGGCGCTTACCGTAAAACTTGAGTCGGACGTTAAGGCCTTGGACGAGGTCGTTGTTGTTGGTTACGGTGTGCAGAAAAAGCGTGACGTTGCCGGCGCAATTGCAAAAGTGGACGCTCAGGCGCTTACCGCTACGCCAACACCTTCTTTTGAGCAGGCGTTGCAAGGTAAAGCCTCTGGTGTACAGATTATTCAGGGTTCGGGTATGGCCGGTTCTGGTTCTGTTGTCCGTATTAGGGGTGTAGCTTCTATTTCCGGTGGTGGCGATCCATTGTATGTGGTCGACGGTGTGCCGATTTCGCAAGACAACACTGCGAAGATCGGTTTTATGAATACAAACCCGCTTTCTACGATCAACCCTAATGACATTGAGTCTGTAGAGGTTCTTAAAGATGCGGCTTCCGCTGCTATTTATGGTGCTCGTGGAGCGAACGGTGTAATTATCATTACAACAAAACGCGGTAAAGGCGGTAAGCCTTCATTTAACTACTCGGCCAAGGTTGGTGTTTCTAAGCCTACAGAACTCCCTGAGTTGCTGAACGGCGCTGAATGGTTGCAGATGCGTCAGGACGCTTGGGAAAATGACGGAAACACTGGAGCTGCGCCGATTCCGGGGAAAACAAACCCGAATTCGACTCCAGAAGAGCGTTTGGCCGCTTTCAAGCAAGCCCAAGGTGTTGACACTGATTGGTTGGACTTGGTGACCCGTACGGGATTCAACCAAGAGCATAACTTTTCTGGAAGTGTAGGTACGGACGATGTTCAGGTTTATGCCGGCATCTCATACAAAAACACTGAATCTTATATCGAAGGCAGTGGCTTTGATCGCTTTTCGGGAAGGGTTAACCTTGACTGGAAAGTTATTGACGATTTGAAAATCGGATTTACAAGTTCATTGGCTCGAAGTGAGACTCGTTTGGTGGCTCCGCCATGGGATTACGGTTGGAAAGCCGGTTTGGGTGGTGCTATGTCGGGTGCATTGCCGATCTACCCTGTTTATGACGCTGACGGAAACTACGATATTTCTAATGGCGACAACTCGATGCTGATCAACGAGTACCTTAACTGGAAAACGGTTGAGACGCGTACAATCAATAACGTGACCTTCACTTATACACCGATCAAGAATTTGACGGTTATGGCGATGGGTGGTTTTGATTACAGCAGACTTAATGAGCAGAAGGATCGTCCGAAAGAGCTTTTTGCAGGACAAGATAACGCTAGGGATCAGTACTTTGACGGAAAGCGTGACATCTACAACTACACTGGTACCGTTACGGCCAGTTACCTTTTGGAGCTGAACTCGAATCACAGGTTTAACTTCCTGTTAGGTGCCGAGACTCAGAAACAGACGACAAAATACAAGAACTTCTCGGAGCAATACGTAGTTGACGACGCTACTGGCGACGGGCAGTGGGAAGAGACGGGGCGCACTAAAGCAGCTGACGACACTTGGTCTTTCCTTAGCTATTTCGGTCGTGTAAACTACACAATCAAGGATCGCTACATCTTCCAAGGTGTTATGCGTGCTGACGCTTCTTCTAAATTCGGTAAGAACAACCGTTGGGGATTCTTCCCGTCTGCTTCTGCGGCCTGGGTAGTGTCTGAAGAGGACTTCCTTAAGAATAGCGACATCATCAGCTTCTTGAAGTTGAGATCATCATACGGACGTACGGGTAACTCTAACATCCCTTACGACAGCCGTTTCGGTACATATTACAACCAGCCTGGCGGTAACCCTGGTTACAACGGCGACGGAAACATCATTACTCCTGAAAACCGTTCGAACCCGGACCTGAAGTGGGAAGTGCTTGACAGTTACGATTTAGGTTTGGAGTTGAATTTCTTCAACGACAGGGTGCAGACAGAAGTGGCTTACTACTACAAAAAGACTTCTGACGCTCTTTTGAAAGTTGTACCTGCCGCTTCTAGTGGACAAGGGCCTGCTTATGTGAAGAACATTGCGGAGATTGAGAACCAAGGTTGGGAATTCTCATTGAAAACAACCAACATTGACGGCCCATTCAAATGGACTACGGATTTCAATATTGCGATCAACAACAACGAGGTTCTTGACCTTGGCGGAATTTCTCCTGATCTGATCGAAGGTGGTACCAACGATACTCGTGTTGAAGAAGGACAGCCTATCGGTTCTAACTTCCTCGTACGTTATGTCGGTGTTGATCCGGAAGACGGATTGCCAATCTGGCTTGACAAAGATGGTGTTGAGACAAAAGAATTCGACCTTGACAACCGCGTGTTCGCAGGAAGCGTAACTCCTGATTTCACTGGAGGTATCACTAACAAGTTCATGTACAAGAACTTTGACCTCGAAGTGCTTTTTACTTTCTCTAAAGGAGGAAATATCTACGGTAACTCTGACAAGCGCCAATCGTCATTCATGACTGACTGGAACGTACGCAAAGACTTGGCGGACTACTGGACAGGCCCTGGCGACACTGACGCTCGTTATCCAAGACCAACGCTCGAAGGATACGAAGGAGTGACGGACGCTTGGCAGTACAACTCTACCATGTTCCTTTACGATGCTTCGTTCTTGCGCCTTAGAAATGTTACTTTGGGGTACACGTTCCCTGCTAGCATGCTGAAAAGAATCGGTTTGGGTAACGCCCGAGTATACATGACTGGCGTTAACTTGCTGACATTCACGAAGTATCCAGGCGGTGATCCTGAAATCGCTCGCGACTTTGACAACCCTGCCGACCGTAACATGAGCTCGAACGTAACGTTCCTCACGGCTCCGCAGGAAAAATCATTCATCTTCGGGGTGAACGTATCATTCTAA
- a CDS encoding LacI family DNA-binding transcriptional regulator has product MKKTQATIKDLARELNISVSTVSRALHDRPDISEKTKKAVRELAEKLDYQPNQIAQGLRQKRSYVIGVVVPEIVHHFFSTIISGIEDIAYERGFHVMVCQSKESFEREKEEIETLMSTRVDGIIVSVSKSTTDFDHFRKIQKRGIPLIFFDRICHEIKAPGVVCQDYEGAYEATEHFIKHGRKRVAHLRGPEGLVISTQRLNGYLDALTRNKVKVNKQLIVPAGDIDSGYEQTKKLLELPERPDGIFAVNDNAAAGALMAINEKGLEAPKDISVVGFNNDPVITKLTKPTLSSIHQPGFEMGQEAARMFFDVLDEKNQDGPKIKVLPTQLIERGSTL; this is encoded by the coding sequence ATGAAAAAGACCCAAGCGACGATCAAGGACCTGGCACGGGAACTGAACATTTCAGTGTCTACCGTATCAAGGGCCTTGCACGACAGGCCTGATATTAGCGAGAAGACTAAAAAAGCGGTACGTGAACTTGCGGAGAAACTAGACTACCAACCCAACCAGATAGCTCAAGGGTTACGGCAAAAACGCTCCTACGTAATCGGCGTAGTCGTCCCTGAAATTGTTCACCACTTTTTCTCCACCATCATCAGTGGCATTGAGGATATAGCTTACGAGCGAGGTTTTCATGTAATGGTCTGCCAATCCAAGGAATCGTTCGAAAGGGAAAAGGAAGAGATCGAAACATTGATGAGCACCCGTGTCGACGGCATTATCGTATCGGTATCGAAAAGCACCACGGATTTCGACCACTTCAGAAAGATTCAGAAAAGAGGTATTCCACTGATCTTTTTTGACCGTATCTGCCATGAGATTAAAGCGCCCGGCGTAGTATGCCAAGATTATGAGGGAGCTTATGAGGCGACGGAACACTTTATCAAGCACGGACGAAAACGCGTGGCCCATCTGCGCGGCCCCGAAGGTTTGGTCATCAGTACGCAACGCCTGAACGGATACCTTGACGCCCTCACAAGAAACAAGGTTAAAGTTAACAAACAACTTATCGTCCCTGCCGGCGACATCGACTCGGGCTACGAACAAACGAAAAAACTTCTGGAATTGCCGGAACGTCCCGACGGGATTTTCGCTGTAAACGATAATGCCGCCGCGGGAGCGCTGATGGCCATCAACGAAAAAGGCCTTGAAGCTCCAAAAGACATTTCGGTTGTAGGTTTTAACAACGACCCAGTTATTACCAAACTCACCAAGCCCACCCTTAGCAGTATCCATCAACCGGGTTTTGAGATGGGCCAAGAAGCCGCCAGAATGTTCTTCGATGTCTTGGACGAAAAAAATCAGGACGGACCGAAAATCAAAGTCCTTCCTACCCAACTCATAGAAAGAGGCTCGACTCTTTAA
- a CDS encoding NADH-quinone oxidoreductase subunit M, with protein sequence MDLLSWIILVPLLAGAVILALPKERKKLYYLTALTASAIQLTLAVICCINFKSSITDGFAFHEKYDWITMKLGQMGTLSIDYHVGVDGINISLLLLSAIVMFFGTMASKNIEKKAKGYFSLLMILSASVAGCFVSLDFFLFYLFFEFMLLPMYFLIGIWGGPKREYAAIKFFLYTLFGSVLILISMIALYTSVIDPVETAEKLGLAGQQNAIELVQEKLSKGEISADNLVRTFDLDYMTDKANLIPDSLLSTLNTDTFLGLGFRMWAFLLILIGFAIKLPTVPFHTWLPDAHVQAPTAISVVLAGILLKIGGYGLLRTGYAIFPDGAIHFAWLIGLFGLISIVYGGLNALAQKDLKSLVAYSSVSHMGFVLLGLASLTTEGVQGAVYQMFSHGLIASLLFLIAGVVYDRTYDRMISNYSGLANAMPKYTTIVIIGFFASLGLPGFSGFIAELLVFLGAFGSNTINGLLPHWMAIVAVSGLVIGAAYYLWTLQRMFFGKYSVKANHDPAKMTDLSAHERMLMYPLAALTIVFGLFPNIIFKLTDADISALVKSISEWL encoded by the coding sequence ATGGACTTGTTAAGTTGGATTATCTTAGTACCGCTTTTAGCAGGAGCCGTGATTCTGGCCTTGCCCAAAGAGCGGAAAAAACTCTATTACCTCACTGCTTTGACCGCCAGCGCCATTCAGTTGACGCTGGCCGTAATTTGTTGTATCAACTTCAAAAGCTCAATTACCGACGGGTTCGCTTTTCATGAGAAATACGACTGGATAACCATGAAATTGGGCCAAATGGGCACTCTTTCGATAGACTATCACGTTGGCGTAGACGGAATAAACATAAGCCTTCTGTTGCTCTCCGCCATCGTCATGTTCTTCGGAACCATGGCCAGCAAAAATATTGAGAAAAAAGCCAAAGGATACTTTTCCCTGCTGATGATTCTAAGCGCATCAGTGGCCGGATGTTTCGTATCATTGGACTTTTTCTTGTTTTACCTTTTCTTCGAATTCATGCTTCTCCCCATGTATTTCCTTATAGGAATATGGGGCGGACCTAAACGGGAATACGCCGCAATCAAGTTCTTTCTGTACACGCTTTTCGGTTCGGTACTTATACTGATTTCGATGATCGCTCTCTACACTTCCGTGATCGATCCTGTGGAAACCGCCGAAAAGCTTGGCTTGGCCGGACAGCAAAACGCGATTGAACTGGTACAGGAAAAATTATCCAAAGGCGAAATTTCGGCCGACAATCTGGTCCGGACTTTTGACTTGGATTACATGACAGACAAGGCGAACCTCATCCCGGACAGCTTGCTTTCGACCTTGAACACGGACACTTTCCTAGGCCTCGGCTTCAGGATGTGGGCGTTCTTGCTTATCCTCATCGGGTTTGCCATTAAGTTGCCTACTGTTCCATTTCATACTTGGTTACCGGACGCTCACGTCCAGGCTCCGACGGCGATTTCCGTCGTATTGGCCGGAATTCTACTGAAAATTGGCGGTTACGGGCTTTTGAGGACCGGCTACGCCATCTTCCCCGACGGGGCGATTCACTTCGCTTGGCTGATCGGCCTTTTCGGATTGATATCCATTGTTTACGGAGGCTTGAACGCTTTGGCACAAAAAGACCTTAAGTCACTTGTCGCTTACTCTTCGGTCTCGCATATGGGATTTGTCTTGCTCGGCTTGGCCTCGCTAACCACCGAAGGGGTTCAGGGCGCCGTATACCAGATGTTCAGCCACGGACTTATCGCATCCTTGCTTTTCCTGATAGCCGGAGTGGTCTACGACAGAACCTACGACCGAATGATCAGCAACTACAGCGGGTTGGCTAATGCGATGCCGAAATACACCACAATAGTTATCATCGGCTTTTTTGCTTCTCTTGGACTTCCGGGCTTCTCGGGTTTTATCGCCGAGCTCCTAGTCTTCTTGGGCGCTTTCGGGTCGAACACAATCAATGGTCTTTTACCGCACTGGATGGCAATTGTCGCTGTCAGCGGTCTGGTTATCGGAGCGGCCTATTATTTATGGACCCTTCAGCGCATGTTCTTCGGCAAATACAGCGTCAAGGCCAATCACGATCCGGCCAAAATGACTGATCTCTCGGCTCACGAAAGAATGCTGATGTACCCGCTGGCCGCGCTTACGATCGTGTTCGGGCTTTTCCCGAATATCATCTTCAAATTGACCGACGCGGATATTTCCGCCTTGGTCAAGAGCATAAGCGAGTGGCTCTAA
- a CDS encoding NADH-quinone oxidoreductase subunit N has protein sequence MNSLTEQLHDLLNGGKRLGPEVTITITILLLVVASIIYRKKEQHRYFAPISIAGLLFAGLAIFIDWKSPSSSISESYFGNMLVYDQAGAYMQALVILGTLITVFLTLYYRAEAFHKTAEYHILLMGMVLGSLFAVRTAHWAMAVLALELISVCAYALTGFSNKRNGSEAAIKYLLFGATTTGLSLFGISLLYGISGSLDFSDMISSETLKAIEPPVFYVATFLAVAGILFKLASFPFHPWAGDVYEGAPTPLVSFFSTVPKIAGIAILLRFIETLSGVEFQNPEIIQGSKILLGAIAAVTITGGNLLALSQRDVKRMMAFSSVSQGGLFIATALCVTPSGFQALMFYLAVYLFMNTAAFMIIQIRENDGHGTSFRAFNGEGLKKPTYGIATVLVMASLIGLPLTAGFTGKIRIFTAMWEAFATQQSTILLVIFITAVLNTVIALSFYLRLPYVMYFRSSDLTTKKLGKGEYALLVTLSAPVLFLFFDPEIVTSFIESIPAFFK, from the coding sequence ATGAATTCGTTGACGGAACAACTTCACGACTTACTGAACGGAGGCAAAAGGCTTGGCCCCGAAGTCACTATCACCATCACGATTCTGTTGTTGGTCGTGGCTTCTATTATCTATAGAAAAAAGGAACAACACCGGTACTTCGCCCCGATTTCTATCGCCGGGCTTCTTTTTGCCGGATTGGCGATTTTCATTGACTGGAAAAGCCCCTCATCATCCATATCCGAAAGCTATTTCGGGAATATGCTGGTTTATGACCAAGCCGGGGCTTATATGCAAGCACTGGTTATTTTGGGAACGTTGATCACCGTTTTCCTTACTTTATACTACAGAGCCGAAGCGTTCCACAAAACCGCCGAGTATCACATCTTGCTGATGGGAATGGTATTGGGCTCCCTTTTTGCGGTCCGTACCGCGCATTGGGCCATGGCCGTATTGGCATTAGAGCTGATTTCCGTTTGTGCCTATGCCCTTACCGGATTCTCAAACAAAAGAAACGGATCGGAAGCCGCCATAAAATACCTGCTCTTCGGCGCCACTACTACCGGGCTTTCGCTATTTGGAATTTCCTTGCTTTACGGAATTTCGGGAAGCTTGGACTTTTCGGACATGATTTCCTCCGAAACACTAAAAGCTATCGAGCCACCAGTTTTCTACGTTGCCACATTTCTGGCAGTAGCCGGTATTCTCTTTAAGTTAGCCTCGTTCCCATTCCATCCATGGGCGGGAGACGTTTACGAAGGGGCTCCGACTCCGTTGGTCAGTTTCTTCTCAACGGTACCGAAAATCGCCGGCATCGCCATTTTACTCAGATTCATCGAGACGCTTTCGGGAGTGGAGTTTCAGAACCCCGAAATTATTCAGGGAAGCAAGATATTGCTGGGTGCTATCGCGGCCGTTACGATTACGGGCGGAAACCTACTCGCTTTATCCCAAAGGGACGTAAAGCGGATGATGGCTTTCTCTTCCGTAAGCCAAGGCGGTTTGTTTATCGCCACGGCGCTATGCGTAACGCCTTCGGGTTTTCAAGCCCTGATGTTTTACTTGGCCGTATACCTTTTTATGAATACCGCCGCGTTTATGATTATTCAAATACGCGAAAATGACGGTCACGGCACATCCTTCCGGGCATTCAATGGCGAAGGTTTAAAAAAACCGACATACGGAATAGCGACCGTATTGGTCATGGCTTCCCTGATTGGGCTTCCGTTGACAGCGGGCTTTACCGGAAAAATCAGGATTTTCACCGCAATGTGGGAAGCCTTCGCTACGCAACAGAGCACTATTTTACTTGTCATTTTCATCACTGCGGTTCTTAACACCGTAATAGCGCTTTCCTTCTACTTAAGGTTGCCATACGTAATGTATTTCAGAAGCAGTGACTTAACCACAAAGAAGCTGGGCAAAGGAGAATACGCTTTACTTGTTACACTAAGCGCTCCTGTATTATTCTTATTCTTTGATCCTGAAATTGTCACAAGCTTTATAGAAAGCATTCCTGCCTTTTTTAAATAA
- a CDS encoding ISAs1 family transposase, with the protein MLAVFRSGGKLNFSQIHRSMKRDHDYWRDFTGGKSKCCVSRVQLRRILKDTDIQGLKAVAETTFNANETIDPQALQWFSIDGKELRGSIDKSSGDKRGESVVLVTAQEDKTSKVVGYYSGTKDSERGIVDEYFETQSGLSGTAYTMDALHNNSGLLEGIHGKRGVYLSQIKGNQKILREDLRDMERRSECLDYKKTVEKGHGRIETRIYRTYPVETGCLERRWSNTGMSCFIRVDRTRKVVKTGKTSSETSYYVSNINTGLIDQYNLPNAVRGHWSVEANNNMRDTNFGEDGLRSLVSGIQQSVSCILTAVMNILIQRNAGENMNEMREEIVADINSIHQYFNR; encoded by the coding sequence ATGCTTGCCGTATTCAGGAGCGGAGGAAAACTCAATTTCTCACAGATTCACCGCTCAATGAAAAGGGATCACGATTATTGGCGGGATTTCACAGGTGGTAAAAGTAAGTGTTGTGTGAGCCGTGTTCAACTCCGAAGAATCCTGAAGGATACAGATATACAGGGACTTAAGGCGGTTGCTGAAACCACTTTTAACGCAAACGAAACTATAGATCCGCAAGCTCTTCAATGGTTTTCGATTGACGGTAAAGAACTCCGGGGGAGTATCGACAAATCCTCAGGGGACAAACGCGGGGAAAGCGTGGTTCTGGTTACCGCGCAAGAAGATAAAACCAGCAAGGTTGTAGGCTACTATTCGGGTACCAAAGACTCCGAGCGGGGTATTGTCGACGAATATTTTGAAACTCAATCCGGTCTTTCGGGAACGGCTTATACGATGGATGCCCTTCACAATAATTCCGGGTTACTGGAGGGAATCCATGGAAAACGGGGCGTCTACCTTTCACAAATAAAAGGGAACCAGAAAATACTCCGTGAAGACCTTCGAGACATGGAGCGGAGATCAGAATGTTTGGATTATAAAAAGACCGTCGAAAAGGGCCATGGCAGGATCGAAACAAGAATATACCGGACCTACCCGGTGGAAACGGGATGCTTGGAGCGTCGCTGGTCGAATACGGGGATGAGCTGCTTCATACGGGTAGACCGTACCCGTAAAGTCGTTAAAACAGGAAAAACATCAAGCGAGACATCATACTACGTCAGCAATATAAATACCGGTCTTATTGATCAATACAACTTGCCTAACGCCGTAAGGGGACACTGGTCCGTAGAGGCAAACAATAATATGAGGGATACGAACTTCGGAGAGGACGGGTTAAGGAGCCTTGTCTCTGGTATACAGCAAAGTGTTTCATGTATTTTGACTGCTGTAATGAATATTTTGATCCAAAGGAACGCTGGTGAAAATATGAATGAAATGCGAGAGGAGATCGTAGCAGATATAAATTCTATTCACCAATATTTTAATAGATAG